A window of the Corythoichthys intestinalis isolate RoL2023-P3 chromosome 6, ASM3026506v1, whole genome shotgun sequence genome harbors these coding sequences:
- the tsen34 gene encoding tRNA-splicing endonuclease subunit Sen34 has translation MAVQLSTARNWPDRRAPAAVVAADAPDDARYRVFADLRGRGFYLTSAGKFGGDFLVYPGDPLRFHAHFIALCVRADQDVALSDLLAISRLGSNVKKTVLLCSPRDDGGVTYSSLAWSGMA, from the exons ATGGCGGTCCAGCTGAGCACGGCCAGGAACTGGCCCGACCGCCGCGCCCCCGCCGCCGTCGTCGCCGCGGACGCGCCGGACGACGCCCGATACCGTGTTTTTGCCGACTTGAGGGGGCGCGGCTTCTACTTGACCTCGGCCGGGAAGTTTGGCGGCGATTTCCTGGTCTATCCCG GCGACCCCTTACGTTTCCACGCGCACTTCATCGCCTTGTGCGTGCGCGCCGACCAGGATGTGGCGCTCTCGGACCTCCTGGCCATCTCCCGCTTGGGCTCCAACGTCAAGAAGACGGTCCTCCTGTGCTCGCCGCGTGACGACGGTGGTGTCACGTATTCCTCGCTGGCCTGGAGCGGGATGGCCTGA
- the LOC130917894 gene encoding protein FAM222B-like — MNPYSAYQRLARDPAQQYHGPPPGVAHVVKPETPSAIPDSPSPALPDPRRVLQAPSAVAYGPRKLPDSDAPPNVTVSTSTIPLSMAGGPQRRRGSDLSGIVHQINQLCQARAGAGATSVCEGQIANPGPISRNLLIDASSRVASPHVGERAAPPPVGPRLGPPAAISPADAERVRRRRVWTGPVDPEGTRPCKNPRSDPQIERTFPARTLGYLCGPAPRPSGPVGPYADEGYGFHAAFRAGAGYRRRAETTDPDFLMGRDLATGGFAEPDVDSRDGPRDAACALYPAYR; from the coding sequence ATGAATCCGTACTCGGCCTACCAGAGGCTCGCCCGCGACCCGGCACAACAATATCACGGACCCCCACCCGGCGTGGCTCACGTTGTCAAACCGGAGACGCCGAGCGCGATTCCCGACTCGCCGTCCCCCGCCCTTCCGGACCCGCGCCGCGTCCTCCAGGCACCCTCCGCTGTGGCGTACGGACCCCGCAAGCTGCCGGACTCGGACGCGCCCCCAAACGTGACGGTTTCGACCTCTACCATCCCGCTGTCCATGGCCGGGGGCCCCCAGCGACGACGGGGCAGCGACCTGAGCGGCATCGTCcaccaaataaatcaactgtgCCAGGCCCGCGCGGGGGCGGGCGCCACGTCGGTGTGCGAGGGCCAGATCGCCAACCCCGGCCCCATCAGTCGAAACCTGCTCATCGACGCCAGCTCCCGCGTGGCCTCGCCGCACGTCGGCGAACGAGCCGCTCCGCCTCCCGTCGGGCCGCGGCTCGGCCCGCCCGCCGCCATTTCCCCCGCGGATGCGGAACGCGTCAGGCGGCGGCGCGTCTGGACCGGACCGGTGGACCCCGAGGGCACCCGCCCCTGCAAGAATCCTCGTTCGGACCCTCAGATCGAGCGCACCTTCCCCGCTCGGACGCTTGGCTACCTTTGTGGGCCGGCGCCCCGACCGTCGGGCCCCGTGGGGCCCTATGCCGACGAGGGCTACGGGTTCCACGCGGCTTTTCGAGCGGGTGCCGGTTACCGGCGACGCGCCGAAACCACCGACCCGGACTTCCTGATGGGACGCGACTTGGCGACGGGCGGATTCGCGGAACCCGACGTGGACTCGAGAGACGGGCCTCGGGACGCCGCTTGCGCTCTTTATCCGGCGTATCGTTGA
- the LOC130917893 gene encoding flotillin-2-like, whose amino-acid sequence MGNCLTVGPNEALVVSGGCSGSDSKTYVVGGWSWAWWLLSHTQRMTLELMTLQPRCEDVETAEGVAITVTGVAQVKVMTEPDLLALACEQFLGKSVAEIKGVVLQTLEGHLRSILGTLTVEQIYQDRDQFAKLVREVAAPDVGRMGIEILSFTIKDVYDKLDYLSSLGKTQTAAVRRDADIGVAEAERDAGIREAECKKEMMDVKFRADTKMADSKRELELQKAAFNQEVNTKKAEAQLAYELQAAKEQQKIRLEEMEILVVQRRKQIDIEDKEIRRADMELVATVKRPAEAEAFKMERLAQGHKKMRVLIAEAHAEKIRKTGEAEASRIRAVGNAEAEKMKLKADAYRRYGHAAKTALVLRALPEIAAKVSAPLAKTGEIVILGGDGGRDRLPPELMADDLTKIGLLQKMAKSSA is encoded by the exons ATGGGCAACTGCCTGACCGTCGGTCCCAACGAAGCCTTGGTGGTTTCCG GCGGCTGTTCGGGATCCGATTCCAAGACCTACGTGGTGGGCGGGTGGTCGTGGGCTTGGTGGCTCCTCTCCCACACGCAAAG AATGACGCTGGAGCTCATGACGCTACAGCCGCGCTGTGAGGACGTGGAAACGGCGGAGGGCGTGGCCATCACCGTCACGGGCGTGGCTCAG GTGAAGGTGATGACGGAGCCGGACCTCTTGGCGCTGGCGTGCGAGCAGTTCCTGGGCAAGTCGGTGGCTGAGATCAAAGGCGTGGTCTTGCAGACACTGGAGGGACACCTACGCTCCATCTTAG GGACCTTGACGGTGGAGCAGATCTACCAGGACCGAGACCAGTTTGCCAAGTTGGTACGGGAGGTGGCGGCGCCCGACGTGGGTCGCATGGGCATCGAGATCCTGAGCTTCACCATCAAG GACGTCTACGACAAACTGGACTACCTGAGCTCGCTGGGTAAGACCCAGACGGCCGCTGTCCGGCGAGACGCCGACATCGGCGTGGCTGAAGCGGAGCGGGATGCCGGGATACGG GAAGCCGAGTGCAAGAAGGAGATGATGGACGTCAAGTTCCGGGCCGACACCAAGATGGCCGACTCCAAGCGAGAACTGGAGCTGCAGAAAGCCGCCTTCAACCAGGAGGTCAATACCAAG AAAGCAGAGGCCCAGCTGGCGTACGAGCTGCAGGCGGCCAAAGAGCAGCAGAAGATCCGCTTGGAGGAGATGGAGATCCTGGTGGTGCAGCGGCGCAAGCAGATCGACATCGAGGACAAGGAGATCCGGCGCGCCGACATGGAGCTCGTCGCCACCGTCAAGCGGCCCGCCGAAGCGGAGGCCTTCAAGATGGAGCGGCTGGCCCAAGGGCACAA GAAGATGCGCGTGCTCATCGCGGAAGCCCATGCGGAGAAGATCAGAAAGACGGGCGAGGCGGAGGCGTCCAGGATCCGGGCGGTGGGCAACGCCGAGGCGGAGAAGATGAAGCTGAAGGCCGACGCTTACCGACGCTACGGCCACGCCGCCAAGACCGCCCTGGTCCTCCGGGCCCTCCCCGAG ATCGCCGCCAAGGTGTCGGCGCCGCTGGCCAAGACCGGGGAGATCGTCATCCTGGGCGGAGACGGCGGACGCGACCGGCTGCCGCCCGAACTGATGGCCGACGACCTCACCAAG ATTGGGCTGCTGCAGAAGATGGCCAAAAGTAGCGCGTGA